The DNA region TTTTAGACTAAAGATACATTTTCGTTTTATGTTTAAATACTCACAATCCATATCATCTCTATTCACGGGTATTATAGCGCAGTTTATCGATATCCAGATTAAGTCCGATTCGCATGTGTCCTGTGTGTTGGTAACAGCTGATGCTAGTTACCAGGAGAAACATCCACCAATAGCGAAAGCCCCTTTGTGTTGGACACACCCATGAGGAAGAGCACCATGTTGTGTGTACACTGCCAGTCTAAACAGCCCAGCCCTACAACAGCGGGGAAGTATACTTTGCCTACCCTTACTAACTATAATAAATTCTATTCTGGCCATATCAGagctaaaaaaaaatgtaatacatttctcAATAAAATGACCTGTCTAATTTAAACAGCTAATATTTAGCTTGAAAAGTAAGAACCTGGGCAGGGAGCAGCCTGGGACATAGAAAACAGAAGGTTTGTATGATTAGATGCCCAGTTGTGTCCAAATGTCCTCAAAAGCCATACTGCAACCCTGAATCAGAGCGGGAAAATGACACCACAAAAACATAATTAAACTCCCCAAATGCATTTTGTGGACGACTGTCAAAAGTTGAACactgttttatttattataaATCAATGCATTTTATATAAAAAGGGCAAAGGGATCTGAAATgaaaacattgtaaatgtaaacctCACAAGAAGGGCACCACCTGACCTAGTTACAGATACTCAATGAGCCAATACACCTGGTTAACAATCCACTGTCACCAAAAGGCCTGGGCTATGTCCAAGTTCATTCAACAGTTGTGAATGGTTTAGAACCGAGTGCTGCAGACATAAATGAATGAGAGCATTACAAGCATGGCGACTAGGAGGACTATTGTGTTTTGTGCACTTAACACAACGGTCACTAGCAGCCAACACACATTCTTGACATGTTCACAAAACTAGAGTGAATAGCTGTCCAATGGTATAAGATTGTTGAGAACTTGGAAAGGTAAACGAGACAAAAGCTTTGTGTAACGCCCCAGTCCTGAATGTAGCCCAGGTACAGCCACCTTCTGTTTGCACAAGACAAGGGCCAACCCATAACACCTACCTACCCCAGGGTGTTCACAGCTCTGAAAGAACTAGATGTGAAAGCTATAGGCATAAGTCCACAGGCCAAAACCATATCGCTTAGATGCGTCCAGTCATTTGGGATCTATGAACACGAAAAGGGACTGGGGCTAGGGACCAACATGGAACCAAGCCCTGGTTGTTAGTTCGAATAAGCTAAGACACTGTTGCAGTCTAGAGCACTCAAAGAGCAGAAGAGAGCATAAAAGAGTGGGATCGTTTTCGAAGAAATCAACTTGACATTTGAAAGGACTTATTGGTACAGAAAGTTCAGATctttacttattccacattttgttacattacagccttattctaaatttaattcaattgtcccccccccaatctacacacaataccccaaaatgacaaggCAAAaccagaaatgtttgctaattcatAAAAATAAAACTTAAGTAtaaaatgtacataagtattcagaccctttactctactTTGTTAGAGCACCttcactgcagatcctctcatgctctgtcaggttggatgggagtgTTGCCgcacacagctattttcaggtctctccagagatgttcgatcggtttcaagtccagctctggctgggccactcaaggacattcagagcctTGTCCCAGCGCAACTCCTGCATTGTCGTAGTtgtgtgcttatggtcattgtcctgttggaaggtgaaccttcagcaCAATCTGAGGTtccgagcgctctggagcaggttttcatcaaggatccctctgtactttgctctgttcatattTCCCTTGATCCTAACCTGGCAGTCCCtgcgatggtgccaggtttcctccagacctgactcttggcattcagagAATCTTGTATCTCATGGTCAGACTCCTTTAAGcaccttttggcaaactgcaagcgggctgtcatgtgccttttaccaaggagtggcttctgtctggccactctaccataaaggcctgattggtggagtgctgcagagatggaagaaccttccagaaggacaaccatctccacagaggaactctggagctccgtcagagtgaccatcgggttcttggtcacttccctgatcaaggcccttttcccgattgctcagtttggccgagcggccagcAGTAGGAAGaggcttggtggttccaaacttcttccatttaagaatggaggaggccactgtgttcttggggaccttcaatgcaggatacattttttggtacccttccccagatctgtgacacagatcttgacacaaacctgtctctgggctctatggaaaattccttcgacctcatggcttggtttttgctctgacatgcactgtcaactgtgggacgttacatagacaggtgtgtgcctttccaaatcatgtccaagcaattgaatttaccacaggtggactccaatcaagttgtagaaacatctcaaagatgatcaatggaacaggatgcacctgagctcaatttcgagtctcatagcaaagggtctgaatacttatgtaaataaggcatttgtTTATTTGTAATCAAATTGCTAAAATTTCTACTAcctttttcgctttgtcattatgaggaaATAAATTAacttaattcattttagaataaggcaaaatgtaacaaaatgtggaaaaagtgatggggtctgaatactttccgaatgcactaaaCACTTTAATttagataaataaaataaaaattctaGGAAGAAATTGGTATTGTCACTGTCAAATAAATGTTTACTTTAGGACATTACTCAGTCTTAGGACATTATGCACGCTTGAGTACGACCACATCTTTGAACAAATCATGGTTGGCCATCACAACTACAGGCAATAGATAGGCCAAGAATAACCCTTTAAATAGTCCACATTTCAAAACACAAGCCAATTCATCCACACTCAAATATTGTTCcaaaataaaaacattatttaAAATCAAGTTGATTTCACTGACCCCAAAAGGTAAAGCTCAGGCTCTGGTAATAAGGTGTTATTTGCAGACAACTAGATGTCCCTTAATGTAATATGAGAATTTAATAGGCCTGCGTCTTTGGGTGAGAGGTCAAATCACCAGTGTTTCCAGGTCAATGTAAGCTGTAAAAATATGAGACTTGGGGTATGGCTTTCTGGCACCTGGCTTTTAAAGCAACCTTATATACTGAGCTTGTTTTGTGAGTTTAGGGAGGGTGGGGAAAGATTCAAATGGACCACAAGTCCAAATTACCTAAAACACATATTAaagaaaaataaaacaaataacttAAATAGAAGTGCTAAAACAATAGTTATTTGAGCCCTTTCATTAACCAGAAATAAAGCAGGGTGGAAGCGAATCCCAGCCCACCCCaacagaaaaggagagagaggaataacaGTAATACCAATTTGTCATCCAATGATTCACAGATGTACAGTTCACTTAGGTCAGACTCCGCCCACCCCAACCTCCCTTCCCAGAATTCTATAGTCATTGCCCCCCCCAGGTCTGTGAGCCCCGTCCACCCTCTGCAagtctgtctgtactggaggGAGAGCTCTCATCTGTCTCAGTGcatcccctgtcctcctcctctgccctcttTAACTGCTCTTCTTTTCTCCTGCGCTCCATCTCCCACTCTACAAAGGTGTCAAAGAGGCTTGGCCAGGCCTCGTCCTCGCTGTAGTTGCTTAGGTCCGGCCCGATGGCCTGCGTGAAGTTGAGGAACATGTTCCAGGTGTCCCGCGAGATGCCCCGCACACCTGACGGGTTCTCGCCCAGGAACTCCAGCCAGTGCTCGAGGATGGCTGGCGTGTCCTGCGTGAAGACCAAGCGCCACAGCGCAATGGCAATGTCACGCTGCAGCGAGCGCTGGCCTTCATCAGCGTCCAGGCCGAACTGGAAGGTGAAGCGGTACAGCTCCTTGAAGTTCTCCTCGCCCTGCGCCTCCAGCAGCATGAAGGGGAACCGGGAGCAGATGCCCTCGAGACTGTCTGCCTTGATCGCCCTGCATCCGTCTACAAACTCCTTCCTATAGACAGGTGGAGGAAAACAGGGCTGCGTTATAGACCACAACACAAGGTTATTATAAAAAAGAAAATTAATCATGAAAAAACTATTTAGACAacttaaataaaaataattaacAACACTGAAACTATAATTgacttaaaataaataaaatcatcaTGAATTGTTCAGTTTTATTGTAAACTTTTTGTTTAGTTTTATTGTAAACTTTGGCAAAAAAATCTAACAGGGTTTTCAAGAGATTCAAGCTACAGAATCTGGCTGGTAAATGCTGCCAGAAGATGGTGTTGTTTCAAATAGGTCTACTTAGTGCGTCACTATCACTTGCTAACAGGGTGGGAAAAAATGTAGCTAACTTGATTCTTCTTACATGTACTACCAAAGttaaaaagcattggattggtgtaagcATGGGGAGAGTTTGCTTCCACCATATGTTTTTGCACCAGTCTTGGCGCTATTCCTTTTGAATCCAAGTCACATTGAGATTTACTTTATAATTTCAACCTAACCGATCACCTTTAATATTACTGCCTTCTCTgtggtatttgtatttattaaagaTCCCAATTAGCTGCTGCCTTTCCTGGGGTCTAGCAACATAAAGGCAGTTATATACCCTCAGGCCACTAccctactaccacatatctagaatacaaaatccatgtgtacgtgtgtgtagagtgtgtgtcttatcaggtgtatgcgtgtgtgtcggtctcttcacagtcctcgcTGTTCTATAAGGAGTATTTTTTATCCGTTTATCCTAATTtcctactgcttgcatcagttacctgatgtggaagaGAGTTCCATGAAGCCATGGCACTATGTGGTAACGTTCTAAAAAACACAATAACAAACAACTCTGACAAATGGTTCCGAGCCTCCACACATGATTTCTATCCAACACTA from Oncorhynchus nerka isolate Pitt River linkage group LG16, Oner_Uvic_2.0, whole genome shotgun sequence includes:
- the LOC115143863 gene encoding DCN1-like protein 3, whose translation is MGQCVTKCKNPSSSLGSKSGDKEPGSKSHHKKCGGTGGSGGGGHKEEPSSLSSKASSELMFNGTKNALEVTVDATMIPTSAMMGDLRNEEHSVADREGPSLLRIEELFCCYKDPQEESILEEGMERFCNDLYVDPAEFRVLVLAWKFQAATMCKFTRKEFVDGCRAIKADSLEGICSRFPFMLLEAQGEENFKELYRFTFQFGLDADEGQRSLQRDIAIALWRLVFTQDTPAILEHWLEFLGENPSGVRGISRDTWNMFLNFTQAIGPDLSNYSEDEAWPSLFDTFVEWEMERRRKEEQLKRAEEEDRGCTETDESSPSSTDRLAEGGRGSQTWGGQ